In Argiope bruennichi chromosome 4, qqArgBrue1.1, whole genome shotgun sequence, the sequence GCAATcgaggtttttaaatttttaaaggacaataagaaaaatatattcttatgaaTTGTCATATAATTTCATAAAGTCAGATTAATCGTACGAGTCATTTCATCTCGTAGAGACAATTACAATTCTtgatcaagaattttaaattttatttgcagcaAATGTTTTTTTCGATAATCCTACGGGATCTAATTTATTCGACagcaataattatcaattaatcaggAAATccacaaattatgaaaataaggTTCAGAAAAAACATTTACTACAGATGTAgttacttaatttatatttattctatgataattcttattttataaatgttcttttcattttcctttataaTGTACAGGATATGCATACAAAATTTGAGATTAGGATTATTGGaaaacatttgtttgaaatttatccATGAATTATTCGTAATCTTACATTATTCCTAAATTAATTAAACACAATATCTCCTAATGTCTCTATCTCACtgcaaaaatggaaaaatttgtagTTTcgggttcaaaatttcatttttttaaaaagttttattaaacgTCTTTTGTACAATCCTCGTATTTTAGTTGAAGAATGCCTTTATGATTTAATCACCGCACGtaccataatttcaaaaaatttcaactaccttaattttctttcctatttataTTAAGTGTTCGTATCTCTTTCCTTTTAAGCTAGAAATGGTTTCGAAGTTTTCACACCAAAGAATTCAAAAGCTTATAATTGGGAAGCTTGCTTTCAGTGACttattatagcattttaaatataacctttttctttttttcactttcaataaGGCCGTTTTTTATTGACGAAATGGTCTGATGCAAGAATAATAATTCTGCATGAAAAGCgcaaaatcagatttaaaagtcgaatgtaattcttttaacttggattcttaaaattaaaatcttgctcATACGGAAATCTGTTGAATGTATTTGCAtacttaacatttatatttttctttatttatatttaaacccAAACTATTAAAAGCTTGCAACTTCAATGACTTTGAGTGACTTATTCTAGGAAGACTGACCGTATGTATTAGAAACGTACCATTctctattttaatcttttttttcctacCATTTCAAGGCAAGGCTGTTTTTGCTCAAAAGACGCATGAGGCCGCCATCGCACCTGGACATGCTTCTCTCGCCGATACTGCTGATACAGCTGCCGTTTCTCCTCATGGCACTGCTGCCAGCCAAGACGTCAACGCAGCCAGGACAGACATCGTCCACGACGGAATTGCCAAGAACGCTCACAATTCCCACAAGAGCTACATCAATATCAACGGTAATAAAAAACTAGATACTATTTACTGAAACAATTCACTTCTTCCATGCATACTATAGCTAACGAACATCTTAATGCTACAAATTAATATCTTAgcatcaattttataattatcttatttacaGGAGTTGGAGGTGCTGCTAAGGCTGCAGAAACCAACCACAGAAGCTTCGATGGACCCGGATATGGCAACCTCCACTACGACAGCCAGGCAGCTGACCAAGCCTACGATGCCTTAGGACATGCCTCTGCCAACGAAGCTGGTTACAAACTTGACCAGGCCTATGATGCCAGAGTCAACCTTGGCGCAAGCAACGAAGTTTCTTACAGCCGAAATGCCGGACATGATCCTTTTGGAAACTATGCATCTGTTACCCAGTCCAGACAAGCTACCCAAGGAGGTCAGTTGGTACCAGTTGTTGCTGAGCAACCAGCCGTCTACATCAGCCAACCAACAGTCGTAAAGTCTGCACCAGTTGTCTACAGCGAGCCTGAATCTTACATCGTATCTAAGGAAGCTCCAGTTGCCTATCAGAAACAGGCTGCTTTTGTCTACAGTGAGCCTGCACCAGTAGTCTCTT encodes:
- the LOC129965983 gene encoding uncharacterized protein LOC129965983; translated protein: MIAGLIFSLVASCALAAPYAALHSGVGILGPAYAAPVVGAHVAAPEHTLSYTATNVDGPTGAIKQQTAVGKDHLGGHIIRHSAQATNVDPHSGQSDVKTDEHEFHINPYIGQAAVHTSSAQGSLNPTVGKAVFAQKTHEAAIAPGHASLADTADTAAVSPHGTAASQDVNAARTDIVHDGIAKNAHNSHKSYININGVGGAAKAAETNHRSFDGPGYGNLHYDSQAADQAYDALGHASANEAGYKLDQAYDARVNLGASNEVSYSRNAGHDPFGNYASVTQSRQATQGGQLVPVVAEQPAVYISQPTVVKSAPVVYSEPESYIVSKEAPVAYQKQAAFVYSEPAPVVSYQQHSSLAYEPSVVYKQPVVYGGHGYYRHGY